The following coding sequences are from one Apus apus isolate bApuApu2 chromosome 10, bApuApu2.pri.cur, whole genome shotgun sequence window:
- the TRIP4 gene encoding activating signal cointegrator 1 isoform X1: MAALRAWCVQRLRGDFGLDVGEEVVRYILSITNEDEIREYVADLLQGTDGKKSWFVEELLSRWRKSSQLPSEPLPPYRKKDETLEAPRAGDQAKKGKRKGRNKQETPAYVEPSAHVEEVKTPLDLAKAQENSSGVSSSTNSLKKKPKYVSLYTKEGQDKLAVLIPGRHACECLGQKHKLINNCLVCGRIVCEQEGSGPCLFCGALVCTKEEQDILQRDSNKSQKLLKKLMAGAESSGNLDAISKDLLPRQEAKLKAGLEMAVKHKDKLLEFDRTSVRRTQVIDDESDYFATDSNQWLSKQEREALQKREQELRELRHASRLARKITIDFAGRQILEEDNSMAEYHSKLDETMEAISCGTLGQAAGSPEAKTTLNSGVLVNPRLLQPAPLWVDQTGLLPARKAVPSMDAGNVSGLERNRLRIQDRELQEISDDGWCLSMHQPWASLLVRGIKRVEGRTWYTSHRGRLWIAATAKRPSPQEISELEATYRMLLHKDVEFPSDYPSGCLLGCVDVTDCLSQEQFNEQYPDLSQESGSPFVFICTNPQEMVVKFPIKGKHKIWKLDAKIHQGAKKGLMKQKAMV, from the exons GTACATCTTGTCAATAACAAATGAGGATGAGATCCGGGAGTACGTTGCTGACCTCCTTCAGGGGACTGATGGGAAGAAGAGCTGGTTTGTGGAAGAGCTGCTGTCCAGGTGGCGGAAATCCTCCCAGCTGCCCTCTGAGCCTTTGCCACCCTATCGGAAAAAGGACG AGACTTTGGAGGCACCTCGGGCTGGAGACCAAGCAAAAAAGGGTAAACGCAAAGGAAGGAACAAGCAGGAGACACCTGCGTATGTGGAGCCAAGTGCACATGTGGAGGAAGTGAAGACCCCCCTGGACCTGGCCAAG gcacaggagaacagcagtggagtcagcagcagcaccaaTTCCTTGAAGAAGAAGCCCAAGTATGTCAGCTTGTATACCAAGGAGGGGCAAGACAAGCTGGCTGTCCTGATCCCAGGGCGTCACGCCTGCGAGTGCCTGGGCCAGAAGCACAAGCTCATCAACAACTGCTTGGTTTGCGGGCGCATTGTCTGCGAGCAGGAGGGCTCTGGGCCCTGCTTGTTCTGTGGAGCTCTG gtgtGCACCAAAGAAGAGCAGGACATTCTCCAACGGGACTCAAACAAGAGCCAGAAGTTGCTGAAGAAGCTGATGGCAG gTGCTGAAAGCTCAGGGAATTTGGATGCCATAAGCAAAGATTTGCTGCCTCGGCAAGAGGCTAAGCTCAAAGCTGGCCTGGAGATGGCTGTGAAACACAAAGACAAGTTGTTGGAATTTGACAGGACCAG TGTGCGTCGAACCCAGGTCATTGATGATGAATCAGATTACTTTGCCACCGACTCCAACCAGTGGCTTTCCAAGCAGGAGAGGGAAGCCCTCCAGaagagagagcaggagctgcgggagctgcggcACGCCTCGCGCCTGGCCAGAAAAATCACCATCGACTTCGCTGGCAGGCAGATCCTGGAAGAAGACAACAGCATGGCTGAATACCACAGCAA ACTGGATGAAACCATGGAAGCCATTAGTTGTGGCACACTgggccaggcagctgggagcccaGAAGCAAAGACAACTCTGAATTCTGGTGTTTTAGTTAATCCCCGTCTGCTCCAACCTGCTCCTTTG TGGGTGGACCAGACTGGTTTGCTCCCAGCTCGGAAAGCTGTCCCTTCCATGGATGCTGGAAACGTGTCTGGCTTGGAGCGGAACAGGTTGCGGATTCAGGATCGAGAGTTGCAGGAGATCTCAGATGATGGTTGGTGCCTCAGCATGCACCAGCCTTGGGCCTCCTTGCTCGTCAGAGGAATCAAAAG GGTGGAGGGCAGGACCTGGTACACATCTCATAGAGGGCGGCTATGGATTGCAGCTACTGCTAAAAGACCTTCCCCTCAGGAAATCTCTGAACTGGAAGCCACCTACAGAATGCTGCTCCACAAAG ATGTGGAGTTCCCAAGTGATTATCCCTCGGGCTGCCTCCTAGGCTGTGTGGATGTGACCGACTGTTTATCGCAAGAGCAATTTAACGAGCAG TATCCAGATCTGAGCCAGGAGTCTGGGTCTCCATTTGTCTTTATCTGCACCAATCCCCAGGAGATGGTTGTGAAGTTTCCCatcaaaggaaaacacaaaatct GGAAGCTGGATGCAAAGATCCATCAGGGAGCAAAGAAGGGGTTAATGAAGCAGAAGGCGATGGtgtga
- the TRIP4 gene encoding activating signal cointegrator 1 isoform X2: MAALRAWCVQRLRGDFGLDVGEEVVRYILSITNEDEIREYVADLLQGTDGKKSWFVEELLSRWRKSSQLPSEPLPPYRKKDETLEAPRAGDQAKKGKRKGRNKQETPAYVEPSAHVEEVKTPLDLAKAQENSSGVSSSTNSLKKKPKYVSLYTKEGQDKLAVLIPGRHACECLGQKHKLINNCLVCGRIVCEQEGSGPCLFCGALVCTKEEQDILQRDSNKSQKLLKKLMAGAESSGNLDAISKDLLPRQEAKLKAGLEMAVKHKDKLLEFDRTSVRRTQVIDDESDYFATDSNQWLSKQEREALQKREQELRELRHASRLARKITIDFAGRQILEEDNSMAEYHSKLDETMEAISCGTLGQAAGSPEAKTTLNSGVLVNPRLLQPAPLWVDQTGLLPARKAVPSMDAGNVSGLERNRLRIQDRELQEISDDGWCLSMHQPWASLLVRGIKRVEGRTWYTSHRGRLWIAATAKRPSPQEISELEATYRMLLHKDVEFPSDYPSGCLLGCVDVTDCLSQEQFNEQGSWMQRSIREQRRG, from the exons GTACATCTTGTCAATAACAAATGAGGATGAGATCCGGGAGTACGTTGCTGACCTCCTTCAGGGGACTGATGGGAAGAAGAGCTGGTTTGTGGAAGAGCTGCTGTCCAGGTGGCGGAAATCCTCCCAGCTGCCCTCTGAGCCTTTGCCACCCTATCGGAAAAAGGACG AGACTTTGGAGGCACCTCGGGCTGGAGACCAAGCAAAAAAGGGTAAACGCAAAGGAAGGAACAAGCAGGAGACACCTGCGTATGTGGAGCCAAGTGCACATGTGGAGGAAGTGAAGACCCCCCTGGACCTGGCCAAG gcacaggagaacagcagtggagtcagcagcagcaccaaTTCCTTGAAGAAGAAGCCCAAGTATGTCAGCTTGTATACCAAGGAGGGGCAAGACAAGCTGGCTGTCCTGATCCCAGGGCGTCACGCCTGCGAGTGCCTGGGCCAGAAGCACAAGCTCATCAACAACTGCTTGGTTTGCGGGCGCATTGTCTGCGAGCAGGAGGGCTCTGGGCCCTGCTTGTTCTGTGGAGCTCTG gtgtGCACCAAAGAAGAGCAGGACATTCTCCAACGGGACTCAAACAAGAGCCAGAAGTTGCTGAAGAAGCTGATGGCAG gTGCTGAAAGCTCAGGGAATTTGGATGCCATAAGCAAAGATTTGCTGCCTCGGCAAGAGGCTAAGCTCAAAGCTGGCCTGGAGATGGCTGTGAAACACAAAGACAAGTTGTTGGAATTTGACAGGACCAG TGTGCGTCGAACCCAGGTCATTGATGATGAATCAGATTACTTTGCCACCGACTCCAACCAGTGGCTTTCCAAGCAGGAGAGGGAAGCCCTCCAGaagagagagcaggagctgcgggagctgcggcACGCCTCGCGCCTGGCCAGAAAAATCACCATCGACTTCGCTGGCAGGCAGATCCTGGAAGAAGACAACAGCATGGCTGAATACCACAGCAA ACTGGATGAAACCATGGAAGCCATTAGTTGTGGCACACTgggccaggcagctgggagcccaGAAGCAAAGACAACTCTGAATTCTGGTGTTTTAGTTAATCCCCGTCTGCTCCAACCTGCTCCTTTG TGGGTGGACCAGACTGGTTTGCTCCCAGCTCGGAAAGCTGTCCCTTCCATGGATGCTGGAAACGTGTCTGGCTTGGAGCGGAACAGGTTGCGGATTCAGGATCGAGAGTTGCAGGAGATCTCAGATGATGGTTGGTGCCTCAGCATGCACCAGCCTTGGGCCTCCTTGCTCGTCAGAGGAATCAAAAG GGTGGAGGGCAGGACCTGGTACACATCTCATAGAGGGCGGCTATGGATTGCAGCTACTGCTAAAAGACCTTCCCCTCAGGAAATCTCTGAACTGGAAGCCACCTACAGAATGCTGCTCCACAAAG ATGTGGAGTTCCCAAGTGATTATCCCTCGGGCTGCCTCCTAGGCTGTGTGGATGTGACCGACTGTTTATCGCAAGAGCAATTTAACGAGCAG GGAAGCTGGATGCAAAGATCCATCAGGGAGCAAAGAAGGGGTTAA